A single window of Carassius gibelio isolate Cgi1373 ecotype wild population from Czech Republic chromosome A19, carGib1.2-hapl.c, whole genome shotgun sequence DNA harbors:
- the LOC127935779 gene encoding polypeptide N-acetylgalactosaminyltransferase 4-like gives MKIRWSRKVALLAKVCFLFSLLWLFYLLIVRSSLQPLTDKDGQHDILVRDLPSAKKEDSESLVRPVYEKLPPDPSAPGEYGRATRLTLSLEEKKEEEAASIERYAINILISDRISLHRHIQDNRMHECKAKKFNIRRLPTTSVVIAFYNEAWSTLLRTIHSVLETTPAILLKEVILVDDFSDRGYLKSQLAQYLSNLERVRLIRTKKREGLVRARLIGATYATGHVLTFLDCHCECIPGWIEPLLERIAENESTIICPVIDTIDWNTFEFYMQTDEPMVGGFDWRLTFQWHAVPEIDRKIRKSRIDPIRSPTMAGGLFAVSKAYFEYLGTYDMGMEVWGGENLELSFRVWQCGGSLEIHPCSHVGHVFPKKAPYARSNFLQNTVRAAEVWMDSYKQHFYNRNPPARKESYGDISERIVLRKRLQCKSFEWYLQNIYPGLHVPEDRPGWHGAVRNAGVHSECLDYNAPDHNPTGAHLSLFGCHGQGGNQYFEYTSQKEIRFNSVTELCAEVQDGMTHIGMKHCPQDGAPRPPGIIWEFRDDGSIYHPHSNMCITSYRTEDGRADIQMRSCSPGDKHQYWGFE, from the exons ATGAAGATCCGCTGGTCGAGGAAGGTGGCTCTGTTGGCCAAGGTCTGCTTCCTCTTTTCTCTGCTGTGGCTCTTCTACCTTCTTATAGTCCGCTCGTCCCTTCAACCTCTTACCGATAAAGATGGCCAACATGATATCCTGGTCCGTGACCTTCCGTCTGCTAAGAAGGAGGACTCTGAAAGCCTTGTGCGGCCCGTTTATGAGAAGCTACCGCCAGACCCCAGTGCTCCTGGGGAATATGGCCGAGCAACTCGATTGACCCTGAGCCTTGAGgagaagaaagaggaggaggcGGCCAGCATTGAGCGCTATGCCATCAATATCCTCATCAGTGACAGGATATCTCTACATCGCCATATTCAAGATAACAGGATGCATGA ATGCAAAGCTAAGAAGTTCAACATCCGCCGTCTGCCTACAACATCAGTGGTAATAGCATTTTACAATGAGGCCTGGTCCACTTTACTCAGAACCATCCATAGTGTGCTGGAGACAACACCAGCCATCCTACTGAAGGAGGTCATACTTGTGGATGACTTCAGTGATAGAG GCTATCTGAAGTCACAACTGGCTCAATATCTCAGTAACCTGGAGCGTGTTCGTCTCATTCGCACCAAAAAAAGAGAAGGTCTGGTACGGGCTCGGCTCATTGGCGCCACCTATGCTACAGGACACGTTCTCACCTTCCTTGACTGTCACTGTGAGTGTATTCCTGGCTGGATCGAGCCACTGCTGGAAAG AATTGCTGAGAATGAGAGCACCATCATATGTCCAGTGATTGACACCATTGATTGGAACACATTTGAGTTCTACATGCAGACAGATGAGCCGATGGTGGGCGGCTTTGACTGGAGGCTGACATTCCAGTGGCATGCTGTGCCTGAAATCGATCGCAAGATACGCAAATCCAGAATTGACCCCATTAG GTCTCCCACAATGGCAGGGGGCCTATTTGCGGTCAGCAAGGCCTACTTTGAGTATCTGGGCACTTACGACATGGGCATGGAGGTCTGGGGAGGAGAGAATCTGGAACTTTCTTTCCGG GTGTGGCAGTGTGGAGGGTCTTTAGAAATTCACCCATGCTCCCACGTGGGTCACGTGTTCCCCAAGAAAGCGCCGTACGCTCGATCCAACTTCCTTCAGAACACTGTCCGTGCCGCAGAGGTCTGGATGGACTCTTACAAGCAGCACTTCTACAATCGAAACCCTCCAGCACGCAAG GAATCGTATGGTGATATATCCGAAAGGATTGTGCTTCGAAAGCGGCTTCAGTGTAAGAGTTTTGAATGGTACCTGCAGAACATCTACCCCGGCCTGCATGTGCCAGAGGACAGGCCTGGTTGGCATGGAGCG GTGCGTAATGCTGGAGTTCACTCTGAATGTCTGGACTATAACGCCCCGGACCACAACCCCACAGGAGCTCACCTTTCCCTCTTCGGCTGCCATGGTCAAGGTGGTAATCAG TACTTCGAGTACACATCTCAAAAGGAGATTCGGTTTAACTCCGTGACAGAGCTGTGTGCTGAGGTTCAGGATGGAATGACACACATAGGGATGAAGCATTGTCCACAAGACGGTGCTCCCAGACCTCCCGGTATCATATGGGAGTTCAGAGAC GATGGCAGCATATATCACCCTCATTCAAACATGTGTATCACCTCCTACCGCACAGAAGACGGCCGTGCAGATATCCAGATGAGAAGTTGCTCTCCTGGAGACAAACATCAGTACTGGGGCTTTGAGTGA